One Thermococcus eurythermalis DNA segment encodes these proteins:
- a CDS encoding restriction endonuclease, with the protein MKWTPELARKLPRETLIDYIIEALGRMGFKNYERVSDQNRWGIDIVAIRDDPIAGMEKLVIKIHTDSLASSKDISVFGDLLDKYKADRGILIAPIGFTKDARTTVAREYRGRIVMWDAEKLAQTFLNYGIEAPEIEEKTDEEKEEKSPLNEFELDAPLLHDFSPEEVMRLISKKASGRYPIKPDEMKIKSMKVSLTGAYILSWSVEEKNERDRAVVFSKEEIVPKASSSELSTQVKKALLNDSAVIKATEREVINKISPSEAVVILKERLARELGVPEGQVRIQDRKKVYIPETVEVELQVGKNEGKARVNPITGDVEFEIEPLPEEFFREKVQEIVKKRIGEEPETIEFSEKDGKVKITGKTKRFTFTFKFNAYTGKILLAETTMTDEALKELLQGTYPDGEVLSLEKGKKVAVADVRLEDGVAVVEVNLENGELKEVRRLPSPEEALENAKRVIEENFPLKGLKVTESRVIEHKFLELDLEGEGGKAVVKIDGATRDVLDYAVEITPEKAVELVKEKYPDFNVRDVKENEASYNITAENDRHAVKIKVTKDGKMIEETERVLREDVAREIAVKRIKEIDETAELRSLKLEDDWVAEFQGGTKVGKLVLDRVTGEVKEEDVLFTEVALENSFHEHIRKVYGETELRTEKLTHYKDQNYIHIKVAGKDYFYYARIDTRTGKIISQDRAPMRGLTAKLKQLQLENKYK; encoded by the coding sequence ATGAAGTGGACACCTGAGCTCGCGAGAAAGCTCCCCCGCGAGACGCTCATCGATTACATCATAGAGGCCCTTGGGAGGATGGGGTTTAAGAACTACGAGCGCGTCAGCGACCAAAACCGGTGGGGAATAGATATCGTTGCAATAAGGGACGACCCGATAGCGGGGATGGAAAAGCTCGTTATAAAAATCCACACTGACTCGCTCGCCTCGTCCAAGGACATAAGCGTCTTTGGCGACCTTCTTGACAAGTACAAGGCCGACAGGGGAATTTTAATCGCCCCGATAGGCTTTACAAAGGACGCAAGAACCACGGTGGCAAGGGAGTACCGCGGAAGGATAGTGATGTGGGACGCCGAGAAGCTTGCCCAGACGTTCCTGAACTACGGCATTGAGGCCCCTGAGATAGAGGAGAAGACAGATGAGGAAAAGGAAGAAAAAAGCCCCCTCAACGAGTTCGAGCTTGATGCACCACTGCTCCACGACTTCTCGCCGGAAGAGGTAATGAGGTTAATCTCCAAGAAGGCCAGCGGCCGGTACCCGATAAAACCCGACGAGATGAAGATAAAGTCCATGAAAGTTTCCCTCACGGGTGCATACATCCTCTCCTGGAGCGTTGAGGAAAAGAACGAACGCGACAGGGCTGTGGTGTTCTCGAAGGAGGAAATCGTTCCAAAGGCGTCATCCAGCGAGCTCTCCACCCAGGTCAAGAAGGCCCTCCTCAACGACAGCGCCGTGATAAAGGCCACCGAGCGGGAAGTCATCAACAAGATAAGCCCCAGCGAGGCGGTTGTGATACTCAAAGAGAGGCTCGCAAGAGAGCTCGGCGTCCCCGAGGGCCAGGTCAGGATACAGGACAGAAAAAAGGTGTATATCCCAGAGACAGTCGAAGTCGAGCTCCAGGTCGGGAAAAACGAGGGCAAAGCGAGAGTAAACCCGATAACCGGCGACGTCGAGTTCGAGATTGAGCCCCTGCCCGAGGAGTTCTTCAGGGAAAAGGTGCAGGAAATCGTGAAAAAGCGCATTGGAGAAGAGCCAGAGACAATTGAGTTCTCGGAGAAGGACGGGAAGGTAAAGATAACCGGGAAAACGAAGCGGTTCACGTTCACGTTCAAGTTCAACGCATACACCGGAAAAATCCTGCTCGCGGAGACAACTATGACAGATGAGGCCCTAAAGGAGCTCCTCCAGGGGACTTACCCCGATGGCGAAGTCCTCAGCCTTGAAAAGGGCAAGAAGGTCGCGGTCGCCGACGTCAGGCTGGAGGACGGGGTAGCGGTCGTCGAGGTAAACCTCGAAAACGGCGAGCTCAAGGAGGTCAGGAGGCTCCCATCGCCCGAAGAAGCCCTCGAGAACGCGAAGAGGGTCATAGAGGAGAACTTCCCGCTGAAAGGCCTGAAGGTGACGGAAAGCAGGGTCATAGAGCACAAGTTCCTGGAGCTTGACCTTGAGGGAGAAGGCGGAAAAGCGGTAGTGAAGATTGACGGTGCGACGAGGGACGTCCTGGACTACGCGGTCGAGATAACGCCCGAAAAGGCCGTGGAGCTTGTAAAAGAGAAGTACCCGGACTTCAACGTCAGGGACGTGAAGGAGAACGAGGCCTCATACAACATCACCGCGGAGAACGACAGGCATGCCGTGAAAATCAAGGTCACCAAGGACGGCAAGATGATTGAGGAAACGGAGAGGGTTCTGCGCGAGGACGTAGCGCGCGAGATTGCCGTGAAAAGGATAAAAGAGATAGACGAGACCGCCGAGCTCAGGTCGCTGAAGCTTGAAGATGACTGGGTTGCGGAGTTCCAGGGAGGGACTAAAGTCGGGAAGCTCGTGCTCGACAGGGTAACTGGAGAGGTCAAGGAGGAGGACGTCCTCTTCACGGAGGTTGCGCTTGAGAACAGCTTCCACGAGCACATAAGGAAGGTCTACGGCGAAACGGAGCTAAGAACCGAGAAGCTTACCCACTACAAAGACCAGAACTACATCCACATAAAGGTGGCAGGAAAGGATTACTTCTACTACGCCAGGATTGACACGAGAACCGGAAAAATAATAAGCCAGGACAGGGCCCCGATGAGGGGCCTGACGGCGAAGCTCAAACAGCTCCAGCTGGAGAACAAGTACAAGTGA
- a CDS encoding ABC transporter permease, with protein sequence MIGVLYSSEVSRILRARRFKVMLAAMLLPVVVYFFTHEEITEYGAKALERSFQIVTSEFMVNFWLGVIGQLVAIILMSDLLASEIDRGTIRLLLTKPIRKSEIVFGKFLAGMTGIAVLFGVPYLVLQIYGVLLYKAGLEGFRATFDEALYALGVTLLLLGALGALAVLLSVVVSRPLYASLSAFALVFVAQFILPQLPFFDNPERFTLNYQVGVLLKSHFTLHAGLDAYKGEPRMTALFFIGSIIAALLFTLLGIYRKEYPD encoded by the coding sequence GTGATAGGCGTCCTCTACTCAAGCGAGGTCTCGAGGATACTTAGGGCGAGGCGGTTCAAGGTCATGCTCGCTGCCATGCTCCTGCCCGTGGTGGTCTACTTCTTCACCCACGAGGAGATAACGGAGTATGGAGCAAAGGCCCTTGAGCGGTCCTTTCAGATAGTCACCTCCGAGTTCATGGTGAACTTCTGGCTCGGCGTTATCGGCCAGCTCGTGGCCATAATCCTCATGAGCGACCTCCTCGCGAGCGAGATAGACAGGGGCACCATAAGGCTTCTCCTAACGAAGCCCATACGAAAGAGCGAGATAGTCTTCGGTAAGTTTTTAGCCGGAATGACCGGCATAGCGGTACTCTTTGGAGTCCCGTATCTTGTCCTCCAGATATACGGGGTTCTGCTCTACAAGGCGGGCCTTGAAGGCTTTAGGGCGACTTTCGATGAGGCACTCTACGCCCTCGGCGTTACACTCCTGCTCCTCGGGGCGCTGGGTGCGCTGGCTGTGCTCCTGTCGGTGGTCGTCTCGCGCCCCCTCTACGCTTCACTCTCGGCCTTCGCCCTAGTCTTCGTTGCGCAGTTCATACTGCCCCAGCTGCCGTTCTTTGACAACCCGGAGCGCTTCACGCTCAACTACCAGGTGGGGGTGCTCCTCAAGAGCCACTTCACTCTCCACGCCGGCCTCGATGCCTACAAGGGCGAGCCCAGAATGACGGCGCTGTTCTTCATAGGGAGCATAATCGCGGCCCTGCTCTTCACACTGCTGGGCATCTACCGCAAGGAGTACCCTGACTGA
- a CDS encoding ABC transporter ATP-binding protein, whose protein sequence is MELIRTEKLTKFFGKRNVVYNLDLRVPEGVVYGFLGPNGAGKTTTIKMLTGALRPTYGEIEIFGMNMPRERVEIMKRVGYMPEKPIAYENMTIFEFLTYMGRLSGMKKEEARERAKELMAYVGVGRIALNKMKELSSGQKQRVMFAMALMPDPELLILDEPTANLDPLGRIEFIGRVVELSKKGKTIFVSSHIVSEIEKMCNYVGIINQGRMIAQGKISDLTQIEENEYDVVTSDNDRAMEFLREKPYIREAWEEDNVIRVIVEPKFLDEFFLAFPKYLSSNGIRLKLFKPHTSPLERILMEKFSLEVEG, encoded by the coding sequence ATGGAGCTCATCAGGACTGAAAAGTTAACAAAGTTTTTCGGAAAGCGCAACGTGGTGTACAACCTCGATTTAAGGGTTCCGGAGGGTGTTGTTTACGGCTTCCTCGGGCCGAACGGAGCGGGCAAAACGACTACTATCAAAATGCTCACGGGGGCGCTGAGGCCCACCTACGGCGAGATTGAGATTTTCGGGATGAACATGCCGAGGGAAAGAGTGGAGATAATGAAGAGGGTCGGCTACATGCCCGAGAAGCCCATCGCTTACGAGAACATGACAATCTTCGAGTTCCTAACCTACATGGGGCGCCTCTCCGGAATGAAGAAAGAAGAAGCCAGGGAGAGGGCGAAGGAACTGATGGCGTACGTCGGTGTGGGGAGGATAGCGCTCAACAAGATGAAGGAGCTTTCGAGCGGGCAGAAGCAGAGGGTCATGTTCGCAATGGCGCTCATGCCCGACCCAGAGCTTTTAATCCTAGACGAGCCGACCGCAAACCTCGACCCCCTCGGCAGGATAGAGTTCATCGGCAGGGTTGTTGAGCTCTCCAAGAAGGGCAAGACGATTTTCGTGAGCTCTCACATAGTCAGCGAGATAGAGAAGATGTGCAACTACGTGGGGATAATCAACCAGGGCCGGATGATAGCCCAGGGGAAGATAAGCGACCTGACGCAGATAGAGGAAAACGAGTACGATGTGGTGACCTCCGATAACGACAGGGCGATGGAGTTTCTGCGCGAGAAGCCCTACATCCGGGAGGCGTGGGAGGAGGACAATGTCATCAGGGTCATCGTGGAGCCGAAGTTCCTCGACGAGTTCTTCCTGGCGTTCCCGAAGTACCTCAGCTCGAACGGGATAAGGCTCAAACTCTTCAAGCCCCACACGAGCCCCCTCGAAAGAATCCTCATGGAGAAGTTCAGCCTGGAGGTGGAAGGGTGA
- a CDS encoding phosphoglycerate kinase, with protein MFRLTDFNFHGKTVFLRADLNSPVEDGRITSDARFRAVLPTVRHLVEDGAKVVVGTHQSRPYKGDYITTEQHAQILGELLGQEVEYVEDIFGKLARDRIKSLEPGEVLMLENLRFSAEEVFYKPLEECEKTFFVRKLAPVIDYVVNDAFAAAHRSQPSLVGFARLKPMVMGYLMENEVTALSSAYESDERPRVYVLGGSKVDDSLRVAENVLKKGKTDLILTGGLVGQVFTLAKGFNLGDANIEFMGRKGLLDLVDWAEKILDEFYPYVRTPVDFAVDRDGKRMEVDLLSDEKWLFDRYPILDIGSRTVEKYREILLGAKIIVANGPMGVFEREEFAVGTVGVFRAIGESPAFSVVGGGHSIASIYRYGITGISHVSTGGGAMLSFFAGEKLPVLEAFRISYETFKDRVKEEKAQ; from the coding sequence ATGTTCAGGCTCACCGATTTCAACTTTCACGGAAAAACCGTGTTTCTGAGGGCTGACCTGAACTCCCCGGTGGAGGACGGGCGGATTACGAGCGACGCGCGCTTCAGGGCAGTTCTGCCGACGGTTAGGCACCTCGTCGAGGACGGGGCAAAGGTGGTCGTCGGCACCCACCAGAGCAGGCCCTACAAGGGCGACTACATAACCACCGAGCAGCACGCTCAGATTCTCGGTGAGCTCCTCGGCCAGGAGGTTGAATACGTCGAGGACATCTTTGGGAAGCTTGCGAGGGACAGAATAAAGTCCCTGGAACCGGGCGAAGTCCTTATGCTCGAAAACCTCCGCTTCTCAGCCGAGGAAGTCTTCTACAAGCCGCTTGAAGAGTGCGAGAAAACGTTTTTCGTGAGGAAGCTCGCCCCGGTAATCGATTACGTTGTCAACGACGCCTTCGCCGCCGCCCACAGGAGCCAGCCCTCGCTCGTGGGGTTCGCGAGACTGAAGCCTATGGTGATGGGCTATTTGATGGAGAACGAGGTCACGGCCCTGAGCAGTGCCTACGAGAGCGACGAGAGGCCGAGGGTCTACGTCCTTGGGGGTTCAAAAGTTGACGACTCGCTGAGGGTCGCCGAGAACGTCTTGAAGAAGGGGAAGACCGACCTCATTCTCACTGGCGGCCTCGTGGGCCAGGTCTTCACGCTCGCCAAGGGCTTCAACCTCGGCGATGCTAACATCGAGTTCATGGGGCGAAAGGGTCTGCTTGACCTCGTGGACTGGGCCGAAAAAATTCTCGACGAGTTCTACCCCTACGTGAGAACCCCTGTGGACTTTGCCGTTGACCGGGACGGGAAGAGGATGGAGGTTGACCTCCTCAGCGATGAGAAGTGGCTCTTTGACCGCTACCCAATTCTCGACATCGGCTCCAGGACGGTGGAGAAGTACCGTGAAATCCTTCTGGGGGCGAAAATTATAGTCGCCAACGGGCCGATGGGCGTCTTCGAGCGCGAAGAGTTTGCCGTAGGAACTGTCGGCGTTTTTAGGGCGATAGGCGAGAGCCCTGCCTTCAGCGTCGTGGGAGGGGGCCACTCGATAGCGAGCATCTACCGCTACGGTATAACGGGCATAAGCCACGTATCCACCGGCGGCGGTGCGATGCTGAGCTTCTTCGCGGGCGAGAAGCTCCCTGTTCTTGAGGCGTTCAGAATAAGCTATGAGACCTTCAAAGATAGAGTAAAAGAAGAGAAAGCTCAATGA